In Pectobacterium aroidearum, the following are encoded in one genomic region:
- the narQ gene encoding nitrate/nitrite two-component system sensor histidine kinase NarQ: protein MVKRPVSTSLARAFFYIALLSFLTTGIALLTLASGLRDAEAINVAGSMRMQSYRMGYDLQGDRAELASHRRLYAQTLDSPVFHLLDRWYVPRDVRDRYAALLQSWKTMDERLSAGDRTWYQDNIVRYVTQIDLFVLALQHYSERKMMIVVVTSIIGSITIYILIFFTLRRIRRQVVVPLNKLMAACASIEKGRFTHSRLDVNLPNELGLLAQTFSSMTDELQKLYRSLEDKVRQKTLRLQEVNRMLKVLYNCSQAMNVSTIDRHCFQQILQIVRRYETVGCLEMRVGENWLLCEGQPDEQAAWQTLPIRLQEVEFGQLRWQASTQQPSAQLMESVANMLGRGLYFNQAQKHYQQLLLMEERATIARELHDSLAQVLSYLNIQMTLLKRAVAEENAQAQQIITDFEQALSDAYRQLRELLGTFRLTLQQADLPAAMQEMIAPLRAQTPAAITIDCRIPTQALDASQQVHLLQIIREAVLNAIKHAQATAITVNCRTQPDGRHCVDIRDDGCGIINQEEPAGHYGLNIMQERAERLGGKLSIGLHPEGGTQVSVCFSTPTAARERDNTNTLYPE, encoded by the coding sequence ATGGTTAAACGTCCTGTTTCTACCAGCCTGGCTCGCGCATTTTTTTATATCGCGCTGCTTTCATTCCTGACGACCGGCATTGCGCTACTAACGCTGGCCAGCGGTTTACGCGATGCAGAAGCGATCAACGTTGCTGGCTCCATGCGTATGCAAAGCTATCGCATGGGATATGACTTGCAGGGCGATCGCGCAGAATTAGCATCGCATCGCCGCCTTTATGCGCAAACGCTGGATTCCCCGGTTTTTCATCTGTTGGATCGCTGGTATGTGCCGCGCGATGTGCGCGATCGCTACGCTGCGCTGTTGCAAAGCTGGAAAACGATGGATGAGCGCCTGAGCGCGGGGGATCGGACGTGGTATCAGGACAACATTGTTCGCTATGTCACGCAGATCGATCTCTTTGTGCTGGCGTTGCAGCACTATTCCGAACGCAAGATGATGATAGTTGTTGTGACATCAATAATTGGTTCGATCACTATCTATATACTGATCTTCTTTACGCTGCGCCGCATCCGCCGTCAGGTGGTCGTGCCGTTGAATAAGCTGATGGCGGCCTGTGCGTCTATTGAAAAGGGGCGTTTTACCCATTCGCGGCTGGACGTCAATTTGCCTAACGAACTGGGCTTACTGGCGCAAACCTTCAGTAGCATGACTGATGAACTGCAAAAGCTTTATCGTTCTCTGGAAGACAAGGTACGGCAGAAAACGCTGCGCTTGCAGGAAGTGAACCGCATGCTGAAGGTGCTGTACAACTGCTCTCAGGCGATGAATGTCAGCACCATCGACAGACATTGCTTTCAGCAGATTCTGCAAATTGTTCGCCGCTATGAAACGGTCGGCTGTCTGGAAATGCGGGTAGGAGAGAACTGGCTGTTATGTGAAGGCCAGCCGGATGAGCAGGCTGCGTGGCAGACCTTGCCCATCCGTTTGCAAGAGGTTGAGTTTGGGCAGTTGCGATGGCAGGCATCAACGCAGCAACCGTCGGCGCAGCTGATGGAAAGCGTTGCTAATATGCTGGGCCGCGGCCTCTATTTTAATCAGGCGCAGAAGCACTACCAGCAGCTATTACTGATGGAGGAACGCGCCACCATCGCGCGTGAACTGCATGACTCACTGGCTCAGGTGCTCTCTTATCTGAATATCCAGATGACGTTGTTAAAGCGCGCGGTCGCGGAAGAAAATGCGCAGGCCCAGCAGATCATCACCGATTTTGAACAGGCGCTCAGCGATGCTTATCGCCAACTGCGGGAACTGCTGGGTACGTTCCGACTGACGCTGCAACAGGCCGATTTGCCTGCGGCGATGCAGGAAATGATCGCGCCGCTGCGCGCGCAGACTCCGGCGGCAATCACGATTGACTGCCGGATTCCTACGCAAGCGCTGGATGCCTCACAGCAGGTTCACTTGCTACAAATCATCCGTGAAGCGGTGCTGAATGCCATTAAACACGCGCAGGCGACGGCGATTACCGTCAACTGTCGGACGCAGCCTGATGGCCGTCATTGTGTTGATATTCGTGATGACGGCTGTGGCATTATCAATCAGGAGGAACCCGCAGGACACTACGGTTTAAATATTATGCAGGAGCGTGCCGAACGGTTAGGCGGAAAGTTATCTATCGGCCTTCACCCTGAAGGGGGAACGCAGGTTAGCGTCTGTTTCTCGACGCCGACGGCAGCGCGTGAACGCGATAACACGAACACTCTCTACCCGGAATAA
- the narP gene encoding nitrate/nitrite response regulator protein NarP codes for MSEKPSYRVLIVDDHPLMRRGIRQLLATDAIFDVIGEASNGMEALSLANRDSPDIILLDLNMKGLSGLDTLHALRRDGICARVIVLTVSDAPSDIYALMDAGADGYLLKDSAPEHLLDAIRSSDAFSDQVRDVLRHRIAIQETPSPFTVLTERELDVLQEVASGLSNKQIAAVLYISEETVKVHIRNMLRKLNVRSRVAATVLYLETRGQ; via the coding sequence ATGTCAGAAAAACCATCTTATCGTGTGTTGATCGTCGACGATCATCCGCTTATGCGCCGGGGAATCCGTCAGCTACTGGCGACCGATGCCATCTTTGACGTGATAGGGGAAGCCAGTAACGGCATGGAGGCGCTGAGCCTCGCGAACCGGGATTCTCCCGATATCATCTTGCTCGATCTCAACATGAAAGGATTGAGCGGGCTGGATACGCTTCACGCGCTGCGGCGCGATGGGATCTGTGCCCGTGTGATTGTGCTGACGGTCTCCGATGCGCCCAGCGATATTTATGCGCTGATGGACGCGGGGGCCGATGGCTATCTGCTTAAGGATAGCGCCCCAGAACACTTACTGGATGCCATTCGCAGCAGTGATGCTTTCAGCGATCAAGTCAGGGACGTGCTACGCCACCGCATCGCCATACAGGAAACACCGTCGCCTTTTACCGTATTGACGGAGCGCGAACTGGATGTGCTGCAGGAAGTGGCGTCAGGATTATCCAACAAGCAAATCGCCGCAGTGTTGTATATCTCAGAAGAGACGGTAAAAGTGCATATCCGCAACATGCTGCGCAAACTCAACGTACGCTCTCGCGTCGCTGCCACGGTGCTGTATCTGGAGACACGCGGCCAGTAG